In one Dasypus novemcinctus isolate mDasNov1 chromosome 25, mDasNov1.1.hap2, whole genome shotgun sequence genomic region, the following are encoded:
- the LOC101417964 gene encoding N-lysine methyltransferase SMYD2 isoform X2 — MRAEGDGGLERFCSPGKGRGLRALRPFQVGDLLLSCPAYASVLTVNERGNHCEHCFCRKEGLSKCGRCKQAFYCNVECQKEDWPMHKLECSPMVVFGENWNPSETVRLTARILAKQKIHPERTHSEKLLAVKEFESHLDKLDNEKKDLIQSDIAALHHFYSKHLEFPDNDGLVVLFAQVNCNGFTIEDEELSHLGSAIFPDVALMNHSCCPNVIVTYKGTLAEVRAVQDISPGDEDKAKVEIRKLSDPPKAEAIRDMVRYARNVIEEFRRAKHYKSPSELLEICELSQEKMSSMFEDSNVYMLHMMYQAMGVCLYMQDWEGALRYGQKIIKPYSNHYPLYSLNVASMWLKLGRLYMGLENKAAGERALKKALAIMEVAHGKDHPYVSEIRQEIESH, encoded by the exons ATGCGGGCGGAGGGCGACGGCGGCCTCGAGCGCTTCTGCAGCCCGGGCAAGGGCCGGGGGCTGCGCGCCCTGCGGCCCTTCCAGGTCGGCGACCTGCTCCTGTCCTGCCCGGCCTACGCCTCGGTGCTCACGGTCAACGAGCGGGGGAACCACTGCGAGCACTGCTTCTGCAGGAAAGAAGGCTTGTCCAAATGTGGAAGATGCAAGCAGGCATTTTACTGCAACGTGGAGTGCCAGAAAGAAGATTGGCCCATGCACAAGCTGGAGTGTTCCCCCATGGTTGTTTTTGGGGAAAACTGGAATCCCTCTGAGACCGTAAGGCTCACGGCAAGGATTCTGGCCAAGCAGAAAATCCACCCAGAGAGAACACATTCAGAGAAACTGTTAGCTGTGAAGGAGTTTGAATCACATCTGGATAAGTTAGATAATGAGAAGAAGGATTTGATCCAGAGCGACATTGCCGCTCTCCACCACTTCTACTCCAAGCACCTGGAATTCCCCGACAATGACGGCCTGGTGGTACTTTTTGCACAGGTTAACTGTAACGGCTTCACAATTGAAGATGAAGAACTTTCTCATTTGGGATCAGCGATATTTCCAGATGTTGCATTGATGAATCACAGTTGTTGCCCCAATGTGATCGTGACCTACAAGGGGACCCTGGCAGAAGTAAGAGCGGTACAGGACATCAGCCCGGGAGACGAG GATAAAGCCAAGGTGGAAATCCGGAAGCTCAGTGATCCCCCAAAGgcagaagccatccgagacatGGTCAGATACGCTCGCAATGTCATCGAGGAGTTCCGGAGGGCCAAGCACTACAAATCGCCCAGTGAGCTGCTGGAGATCTGCGAGCTCAGCCAGGAGAAGATGAGCTCCATGTTCGAGGACAGTAACGTGTACATGCTGCACATGATGTACCAGGCCATGGGCGTCTGTCTGTACATGCAGGACTGGGAAGGAGCCCTGCGATACGGACAGAAAATCATTAAGCCCTACAGTAACCATTATCCTTTGTACTCTCTCAACGTGGCCTCCATGTGGCTGAAGCTAGGAAGGTTGTACATGGGCCTGGAAAACAAAGCTGCAGGAGAGCGAGCCCTGAAGAAGGCCCTCGCCATCATGGAAGTAGCTCACGGCAAAGACCATCCCTACGTTTCTGAGATCAGGCAGGAAATCGAGAGCCACTGA
- the LOC101417964 gene encoding N-lysine methyltransferase SMYD2 isoform X1, giving the protein MRAEGDGGLERFCSPGKGRGLRALRPFQVGDLLLSCPAYASVLTVNERGNHCEHCFCRKEGLSKCGRCKQAFYCNVECQKEDWPMHKLECSPMVVFGENWNPSETVRLTARILAKQKIHPERTHSEKLLAVKEFESHLDKLDNEKKDLIQSDIAALHHFYSKHLEFPDNDGLVVLFAQVNCNGFTIEDEELSHLGSAIFPDVALMNHSCCPNVIVTYKGTLAEVRAVQDISPGDEVFTSYIDLLYPTEDRNDRLRDSYFFTCECQECTTKDKDKAKVEIRKLSDPPKAEAIRDMVRYARNVIEEFRRAKHYKSPSELLEICELSQEKMSSMFEDSNVYMLHMMYQAMGVCLYMQDWEGALRYGQKIIKPYSNHYPLYSLNVASMWLKLGRLYMGLENKAAGERALKKALAIMEVAHGKDHPYVSEIRQEIESH; this is encoded by the coding sequence ATGCGGGCGGAGGGCGACGGCGGCCTCGAGCGCTTCTGCAGCCCGGGCAAGGGCCGGGGGCTGCGCGCCCTGCGGCCCTTCCAGGTCGGCGACCTGCTCCTGTCCTGCCCGGCCTACGCCTCGGTGCTCACGGTCAACGAGCGGGGGAACCACTGCGAGCACTGCTTCTGCAGGAAAGAAGGCTTGTCCAAATGTGGAAGATGCAAGCAGGCATTTTACTGCAACGTGGAGTGCCAGAAAGAAGATTGGCCCATGCACAAGCTGGAGTGTTCCCCCATGGTTGTTTTTGGGGAAAACTGGAATCCCTCTGAGACCGTAAGGCTCACGGCAAGGATTCTGGCCAAGCAGAAAATCCACCCAGAGAGAACACATTCAGAGAAACTGTTAGCTGTGAAGGAGTTTGAATCACATCTGGATAAGTTAGATAATGAGAAGAAGGATTTGATCCAGAGCGACATTGCCGCTCTCCACCACTTCTACTCCAAGCACCTGGAATTCCCCGACAATGACGGCCTGGTGGTACTTTTTGCACAGGTTAACTGTAACGGCTTCACAATTGAAGATGAAGAACTTTCTCATTTGGGATCAGCGATATTTCCAGATGTTGCATTGATGAATCACAGTTGTTGCCCCAATGTGATCGTGACCTACAAGGGGACCCTGGCAGAAGTAAGAGCGGTACAGGACATCAGCCCGGGAGACGAGGTGTTTACCAGCTACATCGACCTCCTATATCCAACCGAAGACAGGAATGACCGGCTCAGAGATTCCTACTTCTTCACCTGTGAGTGCCAGGAGTGCACCACCAAGGACAAGGATAAAGCCAAGGTGGAAATCCGGAAGCTCAGTGATCCCCCAAAGgcagaagccatccgagacatGGTCAGATACGCTCGCAATGTCATCGAGGAGTTCCGGAGGGCCAAGCACTACAAATCGCCCAGTGAGCTGCTGGAGATCTGCGAGCTCAGCCAGGAGAAGATGAGCTCCATGTTCGAGGACAGTAACGTGTACATGCTGCACATGATGTACCAGGCCATGGGCGTCTGTCTGTACATGCAGGACTGGGAAGGAGCCCTGCGATACGGACAGAAAATCATTAAGCCCTACAGTAACCATTATCCTTTGTACTCTCTCAACGTGGCCTCCATGTGGCTGAAGCTAGGAAGGTTGTACATGGGCCTGGAAAACAAAGCTGCAGGAGAGCGAGCCCTGAAGAAGGCCCTCGCCATCATGGAAGTAGCTCACGGCAAAGACCATCCCTACGTTTCTGAGATCAGGCAGGAAATCGAGAGCCACTGA